The Methylomonas koyamae genome has a segment encoding these proteins:
- a CDS encoding MSMEG_0567/Sll0786 family nitrogen starvation N-acetyltransferase: MWTDNFKPYFANEYLIKFVTQDWERKQMRELRQAVFCEEQGIFAGDDLDDIDKVATPIVAIACLAGMPDRVVGTVRIHQEKPGVWWGSRLAVDRDYRKQGSLGAALIKLAVTSAHAQGCNTFLAQVQARNQLLFRRLHWRSLKEIEAHGRSHYLMQADLDSYPPYADGATGFVATSRIAA, from the coding sequence ATGTGGACCGATAACTTTAAACCCTATTTCGCCAACGAATATTTGATCAAGTTCGTCACCCAGGATTGGGAGCGCAAGCAGATGCGGGAACTGCGCCAGGCGGTGTTCTGCGAGGAGCAAGGCATCTTCGCCGGCGACGATCTGGACGATATCGATAAAGTCGCCACGCCCATCGTCGCCATCGCCTGCCTGGCCGGCATGCCGGACCGGGTGGTCGGCACCGTGCGCATCCACCAGGAAAAGCCCGGCGTCTGGTGGGGCTCGCGCTTGGCGGTGGATCGGGACTACCGCAAGCAAGGCAGTCTCGGCGCGGCCTTGATTAAGCTGGCGGTGACCAGCGCCCACGCCCAGGGCTGCAACACCTTTTTGGCCCAGGTGCAGGCCCGCAACCAGTTGCTGTTCCGTCGCCTGCATTGGCGCTCGCTGAAGGAAATCGAGGCGCATGGCCGGTCGCATTATTTGATGCAGGCAGACCTGGATAGCTATCCGCCCTATGCCGACGGCGCCACCGGTTTCGTCGCCACCTCCCGGATCGCGGCATGA
- a CDS encoding MSMEG_0568 family radical SAM protein, with translation MNPLALADAGTAALLLDLQSLGLRLEDSEVGVTGRRGGAGPSDHKAVNFAGRTVMIPIATASACDSPFVAGKPDQHGISEIRRDGVVVSHIEFPRQPRFYDLKTEDGIAYSQIATLHSSDVLATTLLQSCIRYGNRKTACQFCAIGLSLAAGNTILRKTPKQLAEVAKAAVELDGVKHMVMTTGTPNLTDRGAAILCESAQAVKAAVDLPIQGQCEPPDEDLWFQRMKACGIDSLGMHLEAVTPEVRARIMPGKAGLTMARYMDAFDAAVAVFGRGQVSTYILAGLGDTAEAILEVSQHLIAKGVYPFVVPFVPITGTPLENHPAPTPAFMAQILPTLGAMLKQARLLSQDIKAGCAKCGACSALASYEV, from the coding sequence ATGAATCCATTAGCCTTGGCTGACGCCGGCACCGCTGCTTTGCTGCTCGATCTGCAATCCTTAGGATTACGCCTGGAAGACAGCGAAGTTGGCGTCACAGGCCGGCGCGGCGGCGCCGGGCCTTCCGATCACAAGGCCGTCAATTTCGCCGGGCGAACGGTGATGATCCCAATCGCCACCGCCTCGGCCTGCGACTCGCCCTTCGTCGCCGGCAAGCCGGACCAGCACGGTATCAGCGAAATTCGGCGCGACGGCGTCGTGGTCAGCCATATCGAATTTCCGCGGCAGCCGCGCTTTTACGATTTAAAAACCGAGGACGGCATAGCTTATTCGCAAATCGCCACGCTGCATTCGTCGGACGTGCTGGCGACCACGCTGCTGCAATCCTGTATCCGCTACGGCAACCGCAAGACCGCCTGCCAGTTCTGCGCCATAGGACTATCGCTGGCAGCCGGCAATACCATTTTGCGCAAGACGCCTAAGCAACTGGCGGAGGTCGCCAAGGCCGCCGTCGAGCTGGACGGCGTCAAGCACATGGTGATGACCACCGGCACGCCCAATCTGACCGACCGGGGCGCGGCCATCCTCTGCGAAAGCGCCCAGGCCGTCAAAGCCGCCGTCGATCTGCCGATTCAGGGCCAATGCGAGCCGCCGGATGAAGACCTCTGGTTCCAGCGCATGAAGGCTTGCGGCATCGATAGTTTGGGCATGCATTTGGAAGCGGTGACGCCGGAAGTGCGCGCCCGCATCATGCCTGGCAAAGCCGGCCTGACTATGGCGCGTTACATGGACGCCTTCGACGCTGCGGTGGCGGTATTCGGCCGCGGCCAGGTCAGCACCTACATCCTGGCGGGGCTGGGCGATACGGCGGAGGCGATCCTGGAAGTCTCGCAACACTTGATAGCCAAAGGCGTTTACCCCTTCGTCGTGCCCTTCGTGCCGATCACCGGCACGCCGCTGGAAAACCATCCGGCACCGACGCCGGCCTTCATGGCGCAAATCCTGCCGACGCTCGGCGCGATGCTCAAACAAGCCCGGCTGTTATCCCAAGACATCAAGGCCGGCTGCGCCAAATGCGGCGCCTGCTCGGCACTGGCCAGCTACGAGGTGTGA
- a CDS encoding Nit6803 family nitrilase: MTHPNIVRAAAVQIAPVFESATATADKVCQAISDAAAKGAQIVVFPETFVPYYPYFSFVLPPVAQGREHLKLYDLAPTVPGPVTDAVAAQAKAHGVVVVLGVNERDHGSLYNTQLIFDETGRLALKRRKITPTYHERMVWGQGDGAGLKVVETGIGRIGALACWEHYNPLARYALMAQHEQIHCSQFPGSLVGPIFAEQIEVTIRHHALESGCFVVNATGWLSDEQIDAVTTDPNLQKALRGGCCTAIVSPEGQHVVEPLRAGEGILIADLDMNLITKRKRMMDSVGHYARPELLSLRIADRPAVPMFSDAAANPSSHVSPTVPTGDRDESISLG, translated from the coding sequence GTGACCCATCCCAATATCGTCAGAGCGGCGGCGGTACAGATCGCGCCGGTGTTCGAATCCGCCACTGCCACCGCCGACAAGGTTTGCCAGGCCATCAGCGACGCCGCCGCCAAGGGGGCGCAAATCGTGGTGTTCCCGGAAACCTTCGTGCCTTATTACCCCTACTTTTCCTTCGTGCTGCCGCCGGTCGCCCAGGGACGCGAACACTTGAAGCTTTACGATTTAGCGCCGACGGTGCCTGGCCCGGTCACCGACGCGGTCGCGGCGCAGGCCAAGGCTCATGGTGTGGTCGTGGTGTTGGGCGTCAACGAACGCGACCATGGCAGTCTCTATAACACCCAATTGATTTTCGACGAAACCGGCCGTCTGGCGTTGAAACGCCGCAAGATCACCCCGACCTACCACGAACGCATGGTCTGGGGTCAAGGCGACGGCGCGGGTCTCAAAGTCGTCGAAACCGGCATCGGCCGCATCGGCGCGCTGGCCTGCTGGGAACATTACAACCCACTGGCCCGTTATGCATTAATGGCCCAGCACGAACAAATCCACTGCAGCCAGTTTCCGGGCTCATTAGTCGGCCCTATCTTCGCCGAGCAAATTGAAGTGACGATACGCCACCACGCCCTGGAATCCGGCTGCTTCGTGGTCAACGCCACCGGCTGGCTCTCGGACGAACAAATCGACGCAGTGACCACCGATCCCAACTTGCAAAAAGCCCTGCGCGGCGGCTGTTGCACCGCCATCGTCTCGCCGGAAGGCCAGCACGTCGTCGAACCCTTGCGCGCAGGCGAAGGCATCCTGATCGCCGACCTGGACATGAATTTGATCACTAAGCGCAAGCGCATGATGGATTCGGTCGGCCATTACGCCCGCCCGGAACTGCTCAGCCTGCGTATAGCCGACAGGCCGGCCGTGCCGATGTTCAGCGATGCGGCGGCCAATCCGTCCAGCCATGTTTCCCCCACCGTCCCAACAGGAGATCGCGATGAATCCATTAGCCTTGGCTGA
- a CDS encoding MSMEG_0572/Sll0783 family nitrogen starvation response protein: MPAVTAPAHQKGDFFVDFEEKVFEDVKAEPGQKALVKFHTVAFEGSIGFVNLLQATRLQRKGFETSILLYGPGVTLGLQRGFPRLGDESFPGHQNYANQIAKFIEEGGKVYACRFALQALYGHGEPSLLPGIRPINPLDVLDIVLLHQRDNAFILDTWTL, from the coding sequence ATGCCAGCCGTTACCGCACCAGCCCACCAAAAAGGCGACTTTTTTGTCGATTTCGAAGAAAAAGTCTTCGAAGACGTCAAAGCAGAACCGGGCCAGAAAGCCCTGGTCAAATTCCACACCGTCGCCTTCGAGGGCTCGATAGGCTTCGTCAACTTGTTGCAAGCGACTCGCCTGCAACGCAAAGGCTTCGAAACCTCGATCTTGTTGTACGGCCCCGGCGTGACGCTGGGTCTGCAACGCGGCTTTCCGCGCCTGGGCGACGAGTCATTTCCGGGGCACCAGAATTACGCCAACCAGATCGCCAAATTCATCGAGGAGGGCGGCAAGGTCTACGCCTGCCGCTTTGCGCTGCAAGCCTTGTACGGCCACGGCGAACCCAGCCTGCTGCCGGGCATTCGTCCTATCAACCCATTAGACGTGTTAGATATTGTGTTGCTGCACCAGCGCGACAACGCCTTCATCCTGGATACCTGGACTTTGTAA
- a CDS encoding peptide MFS transporter, translating to MTQKRFFGHPPGLFVLFFTEMWERFSYYGMRALLVLYMTEHLLKAAQTGREVYGLPLLKRVLQAVFGPLGEQALASQIYGLYTGLVYLTPLFGGLLADRVLGRRRAVLLGGSLMAVGHFLMADEAWFLPALLFLIVGNGCFKPNISGQVGDLYPPGDPRRDGAFTIFYMGVNLGAFFSPLVCGTLGQRYGWHYGFAAAGVGMLLGLLVYGWGRRYLPAAEPPQPRVGQAEALSGEDYRAIAALGTIALLNVMFWAVYEQQGNTLQLFAEHETDWHLFGWEMPSTWFQSLNPAFIFMLAPLIDAHARRQSRRGRQASSIGKMALGAVLLGASFFVLIFAVGATGQPGKISFLWLALCTLVYTLGELYLSPVGLSLVSKIAPAGLIGLLMGIWFLSSFFGNLLSGYIGSFYQTMPRPAFFLLLAGLGIGTGLAILAVKPLLRKALGPV from the coding sequence ATGACGCAAAAACGCTTTTTCGGCCATCCGCCCGGCCTGTTCGTGCTGTTTTTCACCGAGATGTGGGAACGCTTTTCCTATTACGGCATGCGCGCCCTGTTGGTGCTGTACATGACCGAACACCTGCTAAAGGCGGCGCAAACCGGCCGGGAGGTATACGGCCTGCCGCTGCTGAAGCGGGTTTTGCAAGCGGTTTTCGGCCCGCTCGGCGAGCAAGCGTTGGCGTCGCAGATTTACGGCCTGTACACCGGCTTGGTCTATCTGACGCCGCTGTTCGGCGGCCTGCTGGCCGACCGGGTGCTGGGCCGGCGCCGCGCCGTGCTGTTGGGCGGCAGCCTGATGGCAGTCGGCCATTTCTTGATGGCCGACGAAGCCTGGTTTCTGCCGGCGCTGTTGTTTTTGATCGTCGGTAACGGCTGCTTCAAACCCAATATTTCCGGCCAGGTCGGCGACTTGTATCCGCCTGGCGATCCGCGCCGCGACGGTGCATTCACCATTTTTTACATGGGCGTCAATCTCGGCGCATTTTTTTCGCCGCTGGTATGCGGCACGTTGGGCCAGCGCTATGGCTGGCATTACGGCTTTGCCGCCGCCGGCGTCGGCATGCTGCTGGGCTTGCTGGTTTACGGCTGGGGCCGGCGTTATTTGCCGGCGGCCGAGCCGCCGCAGCCGCGGGTTGGCCAGGCCGAAGCCTTATCCGGCGAGGATTACCGAGCCATCGCCGCACTCGGCACTATCGCGCTGCTGAACGTGATGTTCTGGGCCGTTTACGAACAGCAAGGCAACACGCTGCAACTGTTTGCCGAACACGAGACCGATTGGCACCTGTTCGGTTGGGAAATGCCGTCCACCTGGTTCCAGTCCTTGAATCCGGCGTTTATTTTTATGCTGGCGCCGCTGATCGACGCCCACGCCCGCCGGCAAAGCCGACGCGGCCGCCAGGCGTCCAGCATCGGCAAAATGGCCTTGGGTGCGGTGTTGTTGGGCGCTTCGTTTTTCGTATTGATTTTCGCGGTCGGCGCTACCGGCCAACCCGGCAAAATCAGTTTTCTGTGGCTGGCCTTGTGCACGCTGGTGTACACGCTGGGCGAACTGTACCTGTCACCGGTCGGTTTGTCGCTGGTCAGCAAAATCGCGCCGGCCGGCCTGATCGGGCTTTTGATGGGAATTTGGTTTCTGTCGTCGTTCTTCGGCAACTTGCTGTCGGGTTACATCGGCAGCTTTTACCAGACCATGCCCAGACCGGCGTTTTTTCTACTGTTGGCCGGCTTGGGCATCGGCACCGGTCTGGCGATACTGGCGGTGAAACCGCTACTGCGCAAGGCCTTGGGGCCGGTTTGA
- the dctA gene encoding C4-dicarboxylate transporter DctA, with translation MTQLPHPALPAPRLYLAVLAAIVCGALFGALDAGHAVLLKPMGDAFIALVKMLIAPVIFCTIVLGIAGAEDMKKTGRVGIKALLYFETVSTFALGLGLLVANLLKPGAGFNADPATLDPQAVAGFVRQASEQRVADFVLHVIPKTFTDAFTGSGDLLQVLLVSVLFGFALQRLGDAGRSVHRFVEESAQLFFAMLNLVMKLAPLGAGAAMAFTVGKYGLAALKPLAALMGCFYLSCILFVGLVLGGIAALTGFNLVKLLNYLRAELLIVLGTSSSESALLPLMQKLERLGCSRSVVGLVVPSGYSFNLDGTNIYLTMAALFMAQALNIELPLGQQLSLLLVAMLTSKGASGVSGAGFITLAATLSVVPAVPVAALSLILGIDRFMSEARALTNLVGNAVAAIVISHSERELDRDKLRAELNAAVGSGRH, from the coding sequence ATGACTCAATTACCGCATCCTGCCCTGCCTGCGCCGCGCCTGTATCTTGCTGTATTGGCCGCCATCGTTTGCGGCGCCCTGTTCGGCGCGTTGGACGCCGGACACGCCGTGCTGCTCAAACCGATGGGCGACGCTTTTATCGCGTTAGTGAAAATGCTGATCGCGCCGGTGATTTTCTGCACCATCGTGCTCGGCATCGCCGGCGCCGAAGACATGAAAAAAACCGGCCGGGTCGGGATCAAGGCCTTGTTGTATTTCGAAACGGTCTCGACCTTTGCCCTCGGCCTGGGGCTGCTGGTCGCCAATCTGCTGAAACCCGGCGCCGGTTTTAATGCCGATCCGGCGACGCTGGACCCGCAAGCGGTGGCCGGTTTCGTCAGACAAGCTTCCGAGCAACGCGTGGCCGATTTTGTGTTGCACGTCATCCCGAAAACCTTCACCGACGCCTTCACCGGTTCCGGCGATTTGCTGCAGGTCTTGCTGGTGTCGGTGCTGTTCGGCTTCGCGTTGCAGCGGCTGGGCGACGCCGGCCGCTCGGTACACCGCTTCGTCGAGGAAAGCGCGCAGTTGTTTTTCGCGATGCTGAATCTGGTGATGAAACTGGCGCCGCTGGGTGCCGGCGCGGCGATGGCGTTCACGGTCGGCAAATACGGCCTCGCCGCGTTGAAACCGCTGGCGGCGCTGATGGGCTGTTTCTATCTGAGCTGCATCCTGTTCGTCGGCCTGGTGTTGGGCGGCATTGCCGCGCTGACCGGATTCAACCTGGTTAAATTGCTGAACTATCTGCGGGCGGAACTGCTGATCGTGCTCGGCACCTCGTCGTCCGAATCGGCGTTGCTGCCGCTAATGCAGAAACTGGAAAGGCTGGGCTGTTCGCGTTCGGTGGTCGGCCTGGTGGTGCCGTCGGGTTATTCGTTCAACCTGGACGGCACCAACATTTATCTGACGATGGCGGCATTGTTCATGGCCCAAGCTCTAAATATCGAGCTGCCGCTCGGCCAGCAACTGAGCCTGCTGCTGGTGGCGATGCTGACCAGCAAAGGCGCGTCCGGCGTCAGCGGCGCCGGCTTTATCACGCTGGCGGCGACCTTGAGCGTGGTGCCGGCGGTGCCGGTCGCAGCGTTGTCGTTAATACTCGGCATCGACCGCTTCATGTCCGAAGCCCGTGCTCTGACCAATTTGGTCGGCAATGCAGTGGCGGCCATCGTCATCTCCCATTCGGAACGCGAGCTGGACCGGGATAAGTTGCGGGCGGAATTGAACGCCGCAGTCGGCAGCGGCCGCCACTGA